The Oncorhynchus masou masou isolate Uvic2021 unplaced genomic scaffold, UVic_Omas_1.1 unplaced_scaffold_3976, whole genome shotgun sequence genome has a segment encoding these proteins:
- the LOC135534817 gene encoding low-density lipoprotein receptor-related protein 6-like has product MGAVLRTVLLCSFSLLIRGVPLLLYANRRDLRLVDAAYGRANATVVVGGLEDAAAVDYVYAQGLVYWSDVSEEAIKRTTFNQSGPGSAAAVQTVVVSGLASPDGLACDWLGRKLYWTDSETNRIEVAELDGSLRRVLFWQDLDQPRAISLDPGRG; this is encoded by the exons ATGGGCGCCGTGCTacggactgtgttgttgtgtagttTTTCTTTGCTAATAAGAG gtgtaccCCTCCTGCTCTATGCCAACCGACGGGACCTGCGGCTGGTGGATGCGGCCTACGGCAGGGCCAACGCCACCGTGGTGGTGGGCGGTCTGGAGGACGCCGCAGCTGTGGACTACGTATACGCTCAGGGATTGGTCTACTGGAGTGACGTCAGCGAGGAGGCAATCAAACGCACCACCTTCAACCAATCAGGGCCCGGCTCGGCGGCGGCCGTCCAGACGGTGGTTGTATCGGGGTTGGCGTCCCCGGACGGCCTGGCCTGTGACTGGCTAGGCAGGAAGCTGTACTGGACGGACTCCGAGACCAATCGGATAGAGGTGGCCGAGCTGGATGGATCTTTACGGAGAGTCCTCTTCTGGCAGGACCTGGACCAGCCACGAGCCATCTCTCTGGACCCGGGGAGAGG